DNA sequence from the Acidothermus cellulolyticus 11B genome:
ATCGCTTAATGCGAGAAGCTGCAAACTCCGGCCTATATCACCTACCAAGGCGCGACGGCTCCGACCACATCACGCCGATACCGGGCGTCACCGCGACCGTCATGACGCGCGTGCCGGGCGCAGCGGTAAGAGGTGAGGTAACCGTTAACGCAACTGATCCGTGGTACCTTACTGAAGTTGAGATAGAGGGCCGCCGACAGGTTTTGGAATACGCGCGCTTTCTGAGAGACAAGATTCCTGGATACGCAAACTCGCACTTGGTTGCGATGAGTACCCAGATAGGGTTGCGCGAGACGCGTCGAATCCGCGGTGAATACGTGCTGACAGCAGATGACGTTTTGCAGGCACGACAGTTTGACGATCAAGTCGCGCTTTCTGGGGCTCCGATCGAGGATCATCGCTCGGATGACACGACGCGATGGCAGTATCTACCAGAGGGACGAGTCGTCGGAATACCACTTCGTGCTCTTCTCCCTAGGGATGGTGAGAACGTCCTCGTGGTCGGAAGGTGCTTCTCTGCGACGCACGATGCGCACGCAGCGGTCCGGTCGATGGCGCAGTGCATGGCGATGGGTCAGGCTGCGGGAACTCTGGCGGGACTCGCTACGACAAACTCGCGAGACATTCGCGACGTCCACTTCAACGTCCTTAGGGATCGACTGCGTGACGATGGTGCAATTCTTCTCTTGGACGAAGGTGCCCCGTGCCGGTGACGTCGACGCAAGCAAGAGAGTCTGACTCCGGCATGCCTGTGCAGGGAAATGCGCTGGTCCGGACGATACTCGGCGATATCAGCTCGACAGAACTGGGCGTATGCTTGTCCCATGAGCATGTCATTATTGACGGCGGCGTGCCGAAAATCATCAATCCAGAGATCGCATTACAAAGCGTCGAAGCAGCTGTCACGGAGTTAGAGGAATGCAAAAAAGCCGGAGTTCAATCATTGATCGACGCGATGCCAGCGGATGCCGGTCGCAATATTGCCAAGCTGGCTGAGGTTGCGCGGCGAACGGGAATCCACATTGTCTCATGTACTGGGCTACATCATAAACGTTACTATGGGGAACGTCATTGGGGAGAATTACTGGCAGCCGAGGAATTAGCTGAGTTGTTTGTCCAGGATATCACCGAAGGCATTGACTATTTCGATCTTTGCGGTCCCGTAGTGCGGCGGTCACCGCATCGTGCTGGATGCATTAAGGTAGCAGGCAGCAAAAACGGACTGACGCACCGAGACCGACGCATCTTCTTGGCTGCATCTATTGCGGCCGCCAGAACGGGCGCACCTATCATGACTCACTGCGAAGCAGGAACGGGTGGACTAGAACACATTGACACTTTCCGTGACCTGGGTGTGCCGCTGCATCGCGTCATTCTCTCGCATACTGACAAGATGCCAGATCCGGTATATCATGCAGAAATGCTGAGCGCCGGCGTCAATCTTGTCTACGACCAAGGTCTTCGTACACCAGATCAGACTCTTTCTCTCCTGCAAAGAATGGTTGAGTCTGGCTATTACTCGCAAATTCTTCTAGGTACGGACGCTGCGCGACGTTCTTTGTGGACTGCGCTTGGAGGAACGCCGGGCATTGCAGAAATCCGCCGTTCTTTCAAGATTGCGCTCGAGATGAATGTTGGTTCCGAGATCGCTCATGCGCTCTGGGTTACCAATCCGGCTCGGGTGTTCAGTCTCGAGGGAATCCGATGAATCGACTTTCCGCTCGTGGAGTTATAGTGACGGGTTCTAGTGGCATGGCTGCGGACGCCGTGCTACGGTTCACGGAGGAAGGTGCACGCGTCTTCGTTATTGGTAAGGTCGCGGACGAATGTAGGGCATTGAATGTGCCATATGCTCTGGCCGACCTGTCCAACGAAGATGAGGCAGTTGCTGCTTTTGATGCCGCGCGCCGCGTATTGGGACGTGTTGATGCCGTGTATGGAGCAGCAGGGGGAAGTGGACGCGCCATGGGTGATGGCCCTCTTCACTCGGTTCCGTTGGATGGCTGGAAGGCGTCTTTTGATCTTAATGTGACGACTGCGTTCCTGACGGCGCGCGAAGCAGTGCGCCTAATGTTGGATCAACCGCGTGACGACGATGGATCCCGAGGCTCAGTTGTGCTATTGGCGAGTGTCCTCGCCTGGTCGCCTGCACCAGCATTTTTTGCAACACATGCGTATGCATCCGCGAAGGCAGCTATTGTCGGGCTGGTCCGGTCGGCGGCCAGCTATTATGCAGGTACGGGTGTGCGAATAAATGCTCTTGCTCCAGGACTGGTGCGCACGCCGATGTCTGCAAGAGCGGCGAGCGATGCGTCGACGATGGCTTTTATTGCGCGAAAGCAGGCTCTTACGGGAGGGATCCTGGCGGCCCGGCATGTAACGGAGCTTGCCGTCGAACTGTGTAGTGCCCGGACGACAGCTTTGACCGGCCAACTGATCGCTGTTGATGGAGGTTGGTCTGTTCTGGATGGAGCCGCAGCTTTGTCCGAGGAGTCAGTTGTTGCGCGGAGGCTCTCAGAACCTAGCTGTCATGATCTAAGAGACCGTCATGGAGAGAGGAGCTCATAGACATGCAGGAACGACACTGGACGGCCGAGACGATAACGATCGAGGAGGCGGCCAAGTTCATTGATCACTCGTTGCTTCGACCAGAGCTGACCGTCGCCGACGTGCAGGCAGGCTGTGAGACGGCAATGAAGTATGGCGTCGCGAGCGTATGTTGCCGTCCCATCGACGTGCCGCTCTGTGTGAGGGAGCTCGCGGGCACCGGGGTGGTCGTCGGCACAGTGGTCGGTTTTCCGCACGGCTCGCACACTACTGCCACCAAGGTTGCAGAAACGCGACGTGCGATCGATGACGGAGCCCGGGAGTTTGACATGGTTATCCAAATCGGTATGCTTCGCTCGGGTCGCTATCGCGAGGTTCATGACGATATCGCGGCCGTTGTCGACGCAGCCGCAGCTGTCGACGGCGCGGTGAAGGTGATACTGGAGACGGCTTTCTTG
Encoded proteins:
- a CDS encoding FAD-dependent oxidoreductase — protein: MSRRPIDLGEFDVVVVGSGSAGSAAAIAAARQGARTLVVEKLPFLGGVSTAVLDTFYGFYTPGEVAHKVVGGIADEVVAELRRLGTVVERPNTYGAGTGITYLPDHLKIVWERLVTAAGARVLLHAMVQDVAVDKGRVHSIVVATKAGLGIVRCRVAIDASGDADVCHFAGFSYELAGRDSPAQSLTTTFRLANVDVDLRRTVSRDELHRLMREAANSGLYHLPRRDGSDHITPIPGVTATVMTRVPGAAVRGEVTVNATDPWYLTEVEIEGRRQVLEYARFLRDKIPGYANSHLVAMSTQIGLRETRRIRGEYVLTADDVLQARQFDDQVALSGAPIEDHRSDDTTRWQYLPEGRVVGIPLRALLPRDGENVLVVGRCFSATHDAHAAVRSMAQCMAMGQAAGTLAGLATTNSRDIRDVHFNVLRDRLRDDGAILLLDEGAPCR
- a CDS encoding phosphotriesterase family protein — protein: MTSTQARESDSGMPVQGNALVRTILGDISSTELGVCLSHEHVIIDGGVPKIINPEIALQSVEAAVTELEECKKAGVQSLIDAMPADAGRNIAKLAEVARRTGIHIVSCTGLHHKRYYGERHWGELLAAEELAELFVQDITEGIDYFDLCGPVVRRSPHRAGCIKVAGSKNGLTHRDRRIFLAASIAAARTGAPIMTHCEAGTGGLEHIDTFRDLGVPLHRVILSHTDKMPDPVYHAEMLSAGVNLVYDQGLRTPDQTLSLLQRMVESGYYSQILLGTDAARRSLWTALGGTPGIAEIRRSFKIALEMNVGSEIAHALWVTNPARVFSLEGIR
- a CDS encoding SDR family NAD(P)-dependent oxidoreductase, which encodes MNRLSARGVIVTGSSGMAADAVLRFTEEGARVFVIGKVADECRALNVPYALADLSNEDEAVAAFDAARRVLGRVDAVYGAAGGSGRAMGDGPLHSVPLDGWKASFDLNVTTAFLTAREAVRLMLDQPRDDDGSRGSVVLLASVLAWSPAPAFFATHAYASAKAAIVGLVRSAASYYAGTGVRINALAPGLVRTPMSARAASDASTMAFIARKQALTGGILAARHVTELAVELCSARTTALTGQLIAVDGGWSVLDGAAALSEESVVARRLSEPSCHDLRDRHGERSS
- the deoC gene encoding deoxyribose-phosphate aldolase, whose protein sequence is MQERHWTAETITIEEAAKFIDHSLLRPELTVADVQAGCETAMKYGVASVCCRPIDVPLCVRELAGTGVVVGTVVGFPHGSHTTATKVAETRRAIDDGAREFDMVIQIGMLRSGRYREVHDDIAAVVDAAAAVDGAVKVILETAFLTKEEKIQGAKLVEEAGAAFVKTSTGFAPSGATVEDVELLRSAVSPKVKVKAAHGIRTLDVFLQMINAGADRVGATATSRILDDLRARKGV